From the genome of Arthrobacter sp. SLBN-122:
CGAGCTGCAGCGGCACGCCCACAAAGACATAGGTGAACGTGACCCGGAGCGAGTTGTGCAGCCGGGCGTCGCTGAGCATCCGGGTGAAGTTGTCCAACCCGGTCCACTCCGGCGGCTGGAGCAGGTTGTAGTCCGTGAAGGAAAGGTAGAGGGACATCAGCATGGGGCCGATGGTGATGGCCACCAGGCCCACCAGCCACGGCAGCAGGAAAATGTAGGCGGCCTTGTTGTCCCGCCTGTTGGCCTTCTTCTCCTCGGGGGTGGCCTTGCCTTTCCGCCGGGTGATGGAACTGAGCTCGCTGATGGCGCTCACGGGACCTGCTCCATCCGGGACGCCAGGGTCACGGCGGCCGGCGCCAGCGCCGGACGCAGTGTCCTGGAGATGTGTTTTGCGGCCATGTGGTCTCCTTTGGTCATCGTGGCCTCCACGTTACGGTCATCGCCAGGCGATGGGGATCGGGCACTTCCGGCACGGTCTGCTGCCGCCTTACAGGACTGCAGGATCCGGGGCCCGGGGTGCCGTTTGAATTGCGGCTCCGTACCAAAGTAAACGGTTTCTTGACTCCTGTATAGCCCTTTGTTAGTTTTTGAGAAAACGTTTTCTGTTACCGGCGTTACGCCACCCCCACCCAACAAGCCGAGGGGCACAACCAATGAAGTTTGGTCTCAAGAAATCCGTCATGGGCGTCACCGGCGTTGTTGCCGCACTCACCTTGGCACTGACCGGTTGCGGCAACAGCCAGCAGGCCGCAAAAGTGGGCACGGCGGAAGACCCTGTCACCATCCGCTTCGCCTGGTGGGGCAACGATTCGAGGGCGAAAACCACTATGGAGGTTATCAAAGCCTTCGAAGCCGCAAACCCCACCATCAAGGTCCAGGGCGAAAACACCGAATACAGCTCCTACTGGGACAAGATGGCCACCCAGATTGCGGGCGGAACCACACCGGACGTCATTGCCATGAGCGGCGCCTACCCCAGCGAATACGCCAGCCGCGGCGTTTTGCTGGACCTGGACAAGGTCAAGGACCAGATCGATACCTCGAAGTTCGCCGAAGGCACCGCGGACCTGGGCAAGATCGACGGCAAGCAATACACCATCACGGCAGGGGTCAACTCCATGTCCATGGTCCTGGACCCCAAGGTGTTCCAGGCCGCAGGCGTGGCGATGCCGGACGACGAGACCTGGACCTGGGACGACTACGCCAGGATCGCAGCCGAGATCACGCAAAAATCCCCGGCCGGAACCTTCGGCACCACGCCCATGTCCAACGACTCCTTCCTTGCGGTATGGGCACGCCAGAACGGGGAAGCCCTTTACACGGATGACGGCAGGAAGATGGGCATCAGCGAGGACACACTGGCACGCTGGTTCGAGCTCAACAAGAAGCTGATGGATACCGGCGGCGCCCCCTCCGCGTCACAGACCGTTGAGGACGGCTCCGCGCAGCCGGAAATGACCCTGATGGGACAGGGAAAGCAGGGCATGAAGATCTCCTGGAGCAACCAGATGACGTCCTACTCCGGCGCTCCCCTGGTCATGGCCAAGCTGCCCGGCGAAAGCAAGCAGGCCGGCGCATGGCTGCGCTCCTCGATGGAGTACGCCATCTCCTCCAAATCCTCCCAGCCCAAGGAAGCGGCCCTGTTCATCAACTACCTGGTCAACAACATGGACGCGGCCGCGAAGATCAAGAGTGACCGGGGCATGCCTGCCAATACCGAACTGAAGGCGGGGATCACTCCCCTGCTGAAGGAAACCCAGCAGAAGGAAGCGGCCTACCTGGACCGCATCGCCGCCCTGAAGTCCAGGCTCCCAAGCCGTTCCCGGCAGGATCATCGGCCACCATGGAAGTTTTGAACCGTTACAACACGGATGTACTCTTCGGAAAGATCTCCCCGCGGGACGCAGCCAAGGGCCTGATCCCCGAGGTCAACCAAAACCTGGGCTGACCAGACCATCCGCGC
Proteins encoded in this window:
- a CDS encoding ABC transporter substrate-binding protein: MKFGLKKSVMGVTGVVAALTLALTGCGNSQQAAKVGTAEDPVTIRFAWWGNDSRAKTTMEVIKAFEAANPTIKVQGENTEYSSYWDKMATQIAGGTTPDVIAMSGAYPSEYASRGVLLDLDKVKDQIDTSKFAEGTADLGKIDGKQYTITAGVNSMSMVLDPKVFQAAGVAMPDDETWTWDDYARIAAEITQKSPAGTFGTTPMSNDSFLAVWARQNGEALYTDDGRKMGISEDTLARWFELNKKLMDTGGAPSASQTVEDGSAQPEMTLMGQGKQGMKISWSNQMTSYSGAPLVMAKLPGESKQAGAWLRSSMEYAISSKSSQPKEAALFINYLVNNMDAAAKIKSDRGMPANTELKAGITPLLKETQQKEAAYLDRIAALKSRLPSRSRQDHRPPWKF